The DNA window CACCGGCAGTCCTGCATCGGCAGCGAGGGATGCGAGAGCCGGGTCGGTGAGCCCCCCAATATCGTTCAGGGCATGGACATCATGCCGCAGGCATGCCTCCAGCACGGCCGGGTACATCGTGTCGACTGACACCGTGATCCCGCTTCCGTCCAGCTGGTTGAGTGCCGCCTCGACCCGCCCGATCTCCTCTTCGATCGAAAGGAACGGACAACCCGGAGCGGTGGACCGTGCACCGAGATCGATCAGGTCGGCTCCGTCACCGATCATCTGCTCGGCCCGGCGCCGTATCTGATCTTCAGGGGTAAAAGAACCGCTAAAAAAGGATTCCGGGCTGCAGTTGATGACACCCATCAGTCTGACCGGCTCCCCGGGTCCGATCGCCAGCCTGCCTAGTGTACAGTTCTGCATGACTGCATCTTCGCCGCTTTGAAGGTGTTCTCCATCAGGGTGGCGATCGTCATCGGACCGACCCCCCCAGGGACCGGCGTGATCGCTGCCACCTTTTCACTGACCGATGCAAAGTCGACATCCCCGCAGAGTTTTCCGTCCACGTGATT is part of the Methanosphaerula palustris E1-9c genome and encodes:
- the folP gene encoding dihydropteroate synthase — translated: MQNCTLGRLAIGPGEPVRLMGVINCSPESFFSGSFTPEDQIRRRAEQMIGDGADLIDLGARSTAPGCPFLSIEEEIGRVEAALNQLDGSGITVSVDTMYPAVLEACLRHDVHALNDIGGLTDPALASLAADAGLPVIAMAANHLPGDPKGVPATLQALETVIDRCELAGINDVILDPAVGLWTAERTVEDDWALCTHFASFTALDYPVLAAVSRKTFIGDLLNEPAEGRLAGTLAVTMQLLRAGAAIVRAHDVPETRDLIAVHQKMGEKA